A section of the Xiphias gladius isolate SHS-SW01 ecotype Sanya breed wild chromosome 8, ASM1685928v1, whole genome shotgun sequence genome encodes:
- the pamr1 gene encoding inactive serine protease PAMR1 isoform X2: protein MKQQRKTTLTNYRYLYNHCPGPEWNVMCRGCCEYDVIHCKCPLQGTPVGYAVPCCRNAINECDPCIIHPGCSIFENCKRCNNGTWGPRDDFFISGKYCAECRPGWSGGDCMKCGGVIHKRQGHLVLESYPNNARCEWTIQVDHPFTIELRFMMLSLEFHHSCRYDYVEVRDGDSINSRVIGRFCGNNRPAPVQSSGNSLHILFVSDGYKNFDGFFATFQESSACSSSPCLHDGTCILDSSYTYHCACLAGYTGKKCENVVGCRRPPVPTHGSTEGLFHHSGARITFRCDPGFEIQGFRTAICLSDGTWSAPAPECVPVEKVCALPPKPTHGDHFLIYGPNDVLIALQYLCHQPYELSGTSQRTCLPNNTWSGIPPVCTKVNNTLTEAEKDMDKAKETEKGKETDIYSDKDINKTEERDQEKTTGEKESIEGKDINTGHENTTAVNKEDKYTGTISKKPVAENRTEGELEERRTGSEKPTGGVKDKVDKEQDNSLNTVEKKEPEVAKPTEKKEGSPDINQGTTKTDITEIVVIKEKGQEEKERKEEQVNGKRDPEKVGPNDTKLRTVISEGDNTVEIFELEMTKNNTVTYDTKDTERVNNTIVSPEPGRKIIPTIVNITQYTLYRAGGEEIGKPKEKPTIKEDKTEKDHAEKTKEELDREKEEKEKEEEKEVNQSFTEKSCPPPPHIYHGYHQVVPGLEPETVEFFCNHSYALSGDARRTCQPDGTWSGKQPLCVRACREPKVSDLVKQRVLAPQTPTRKTPVHKLYSSVLGRRLQSDGPTKGPPVLPQLPQGFHHLYTHIEYECASLFYYHSGSPRRTCLKTGKWSGRHVSCSPVCGKHPTFDPERPAEAHWPWLAAIYRRSTNGIETKVTKADSLAGSLKRDGGAETGNHNEASDWQLVCSGALVNQRSLVVAAHCVTDLGKVYPLDAAKIKVVVGKHYRDDHRESKGLQHLRVASIVIHPNYDPNILDSDIAVIRLLDKARIGEKILPLCFSESQGEELTSGQGLVTGWSPLPDSSLGADEKARVGLVHLADVVPCEQQYAHNGMPVSVTDNMLCASQKPDYGPSNICPSDTGGILVLPTISDNQASNSQKPSLSFTQVQGGSKGPWRLLGLVSFGYDKGECDPDLYTVYTRVSNFKDWIESNMK from the exons ATG aagcagcaaagaaaaacaacactgacaa ATTACAGGTACTTGTACAACCACTGCCCGGGCCCAGAATGGAACGTTATGTGCAGGGGCTGCTGCGAGTATGATGTGATCCACTGTAAATGCCCACTCCAGGGGACTCCGGTGGGCTATGCTGTGCCCTGCTGTCGCAACGCCATCAATGAGTGTGACCCCTGTATCATCCATCCAG GTTGCAGTATATTTGAGAACTGTAAGCGCTGCAACAATGGGACATGGGGCCCCAGGGATGACTTCTTCATTAGTGGCAAATACTGCGCTGAGTGTCGGCCTGGCTGGTCTGGTGGAGATTGCATGA AGTGTGGGGGAGTGATCCATAAACGACAGGGTCACTTGGTGCTGGAAAGTTACCCCAACAATGCTCGGTGTGAGTGGACCATACAGGTTGACCATCCCTTTACCATAGAACTCAG GTTTATGATGCTGAGTCTGGAGTTTCACCATTCTTGTCGTTATGACTACGTGGAGGTCCGAGATGGTGACAGCATCAACTCACGTGTTATCGGTCGGTTTTGTGGGAACAACAGACCTGCCCCAGTTCAGAGCTCTGGCAACAGTTTGCACATACTCTTTGTGTCTGATGGTTACAAGAATTTTGATGGATTCTTTGCCACTTTTCAGGAGAGCTCAG CTTGCAGCTCCTCTCCTTGCCTGCATGATGGGACTTGTATCCTGGACAGTTCTTACACTTACCACTGTGCCTGTCTGGCTGGCTACACAGGCAAGAAGTGTGAAAATG TGGTGGGGTGCCGCAGGCCTCCAGTTCCCACCCATGGATCCACAGAGGGTCTGTTTCACCACTCAGGGGCACGCATCACTTTCCGTTGTGACCCTGGGTTTGAGATACAGGGGTTTCGTACTGCCATCTGCCTGAGTGATGGCACCTGGAGTGCACCTGCCCCAGAGTGTG TGCCAGTGGAGAAAGTCTGTGCTCTACCACCCAAGCCAACACATGGGGACCACTTCTTGATTTATGGACCCAATGATGTCCTGATTGCGCTACAGTACCTGTGCCACCAGCCCTATGAACTCAGTGGGACCTCCCAGAGAACCTGCCTCCCTAACAACACCTGGAGTGGGATTCCTCCCGTTTGCACCAAAG TGAATAACACTCTCACTGAAGCAGAAAAGGACATGGATAAggcaaaagagacagaaaagggcAAAGAAACAGACATATACAGCGATAAAGATATAAACAAAACTGAGGAGAGGGATCAAGAGAAGACaactggagaaaaagaaagcattgAAGGGAAAGATATAAACACTGGGCACGAGAATACAACAGCAGTCAACAAAGAAGATAAATATACTGGGACCATTTCGAAGAAACCTGTGGCTGAGAATAGGACTGAGGGGGAGCTAGAGGAGAGACGTACTGGGTCAGAGAAACCCACTGGAGGCGTAAAAGATAAAGTGGATAAAGAACAAGATAACAGCCTGAACACAGTTGAAAAGAAAGAACCAGAGGTAGCAAAGCCAACTGAGAAAAAAGAAGGCAGCCCAGACATAAACCAGGGCACAACAAAGACAGATATCACAGAAATAGTTGTGATAAAAGAGAAAGGacaagaagagaaggaaagaaaagaggagcagGTGAATGGAAAAAGAGATCCGGAGAAAGTGGGCCCTAATGATACCAAGCTGAGGACGGTCATATCTGAGGGTGATAACACAGTGGAGATATTTGAACTGGAAATGACAAAGAACAACACAGTTACATATGATAcaaaggacacagagagagtaaATAATACCATAGTTTCCCCAGAGCCTGGGAGGAAAATCATTCCCACTATAGTCAACATTACACAGTACACCCTATAcagggcaggaggagaggaaattgggaaaccaaaggaaaaaccaacaattAAAGAGGATAAGACAGAGAAGGATCATgctgagaaaacaaaggaggaaCTGGAtagggagaaggaggagaaagaaaaagaagaggagaaagaagtcAACCAAAGCTTCACTG AGAAAAGCTGCCCACCTCCCCCTCATATTTACCATGGCTACCACCAGGTGGTGCCAGGGTTGGAGCCGGAAACAGTGGAGTTCTTCTGCAACCACTCGTATGCTCTCAGTGGTGATGCCCGACGTACCTGCCAACCAGATGGTACCTGGAGTGGCAAACAACCCCTCTGTGTCAGAG caTGCCGGGAGCCCAAAGTGTCAGATCTGGTTAAACAAAGAGTTCTGGCACCTCAGACACCGACCAG AAAGACACCTGTGCACAAGCTCTACTCCTCCGTGCTGGGCCGACGCCTCCAGTCCGACGGCCCCACTAAAGGCCCTCCAGTGCTTCCCCAGTTGCCCCAGGGCTTCCACCACCTTTACACACATATAGAGTATGAGTGTGCTTCTCTGTTCTACTACCACTCAGGCAGTCCTCGCCGCACTTGCTTGAAGACAGGGAAGTGGAGTGGGCGTCATGTCTCCTGTTCACCAG TGTGTGGGAAGCATCCAACCTTTGACCCAGAGAGGCCGGCAGAGGCTCACTGGCCCTGGCTGGCAGCCATCTACCGCCGCTCCACCAATGGCATAGAGACCAAGGTGACCAAGGCAGACAGCCTGGCAGGGTCCCTGAAGAGGGATGGCGGAGCAGAAACTGGCAACCACAACGAGGCTTCTGACTGGCAGCTGGTGTGCAGTGGGGCTCTGGTTAACCAAAGGAGTTTGGTGGTTGCAGCTCACTGTGTGACAGACCTGGGGAAGGTGTATCCTCTGGATGCAGCCAAGATCAAGGTGGTGGTGGGGAAGCATTATCGTGATGACCACAGGGAAAGTAAAGGTCTCCAACACCTGAGG GTTGCCTCCATTGTAATTCATCCAAACTATGACCCCAATATTCTCGACTCTGACATAGCCGTGATCAGGTTATTGGACAAAGCAAGGATTGGGGAGAAGATCCTGCCCCTCTGCTTCTCAGAAAGCCAGGGAGAAGAGTTGACCTCTGGACAAGGGCTTGTGACAGGCTGGTCTCCACTGCCCGATTCAAGTTTAGGCGCTGATGAGAAGGCGAGAGTTGGGCTTGTTCACCTTGCCGATGTAGTCCCATGCGAGCAGCAATACGCTCATAACGGCATGCCGGTCAGTGTCACAGACAATATGCTTTGTGCCAGCCAGAAGCCTGACTATGGACCCTCTAACATATGTCCGTCTGACACCGGGGGAATCCTTGTCCTCCCTACAATCTCTGACAACCAAGCCAGCAACAGCCAGAAGCCCTCTCTCAGTTTTACACAGGTGCAAGGGGGGAGCAAAGGACCGTGGAGGCTCCTGGGACTAGTGAGCTTTGGTTATGACAAAGGGGAGTGTGATCCTGACCTCTACACAGTCTACACACGTGTATCCAACTTCAAAGACTGGATAGAGAgcaatatgaaataa
- the pamr1 gene encoding inactive serine protease PAMR1 isoform X1 translates to MLSAGRGLQPGQTHGGTRTNPWTSTFISGKEGWLLFISLFIFISLPQVRAWPHDYRYLYNHCPGPEWNVMCRGCCEYDVIHCKCPLQGTPVGYAVPCCRNAINECDPCIIHPGCSIFENCKRCNNGTWGPRDDFFISGKYCAECRPGWSGGDCMKCGGVIHKRQGHLVLESYPNNARCEWTIQVDHPFTIELRFMMLSLEFHHSCRYDYVEVRDGDSINSRVIGRFCGNNRPAPVQSSGNSLHILFVSDGYKNFDGFFATFQESSACSSSPCLHDGTCILDSSYTYHCACLAGYTGKKCENVVGCRRPPVPTHGSTEGLFHHSGARITFRCDPGFEIQGFRTAICLSDGTWSAPAPECVPVEKVCALPPKPTHGDHFLIYGPNDVLIALQYLCHQPYELSGTSQRTCLPNNTWSGIPPVCTKVNNTLTEAEKDMDKAKETEKGKETDIYSDKDINKTEERDQEKTTGEKESIEGKDINTGHENTTAVNKEDKYTGTISKKPVAENRTEGELEERRTGSEKPTGGVKDKVDKEQDNSLNTVEKKEPEVAKPTEKKEGSPDINQGTTKTDITEIVVIKEKGQEEKERKEEQVNGKRDPEKVGPNDTKLRTVISEGDNTVEIFELEMTKNNTVTYDTKDTERVNNTIVSPEPGRKIIPTIVNITQYTLYRAGGEEIGKPKEKPTIKEDKTEKDHAEKTKEELDREKEEKEKEEEKEVNQSFTEKSCPPPPHIYHGYHQVVPGLEPETVEFFCNHSYALSGDARRTCQPDGTWSGKQPLCVRACREPKVSDLVKQRVLAPQTPTRKTPVHKLYSSVLGRRLQSDGPTKGPPVLPQLPQGFHHLYTHIEYECASLFYYHSGSPRRTCLKTGKWSGRHVSCSPVCGKHPTFDPERPAEAHWPWLAAIYRRSTNGIETKVTKADSLAGSLKRDGGAETGNHNEASDWQLVCSGALVNQRSLVVAAHCVTDLGKVYPLDAAKIKVVVGKHYRDDHRESKGLQHLRVASIVIHPNYDPNILDSDIAVIRLLDKARIGEKILPLCFSESQGEELTSGQGLVTGWSPLPDSSLGADEKARVGLVHLADVVPCEQQYAHNGMPVSVTDNMLCASQKPDYGPSNICPSDTGGILVLPTISDNQASNSQKPSLSFTQVQGGSKGPWRLLGLVSFGYDKGECDPDLYTVYTRVSNFKDWIESNMK, encoded by the exons ATGCTGTCTGCGGGACGGGGACTGCAGCCGGGGCAAACCCATGGGGGCACCCGCACGAACCCCTGGACCAGCACCTTTATCTCTGGGAAGGAGGGATGGTtactcttcatctctctcttcatcttcatctccttACCCCAAGTGAGAGCCTGGCCCCATG ATTACAGGTACTTGTACAACCACTGCCCGGGCCCAGAATGGAACGTTATGTGCAGGGGCTGCTGCGAGTATGATGTGATCCACTGTAAATGCCCACTCCAGGGGACTCCGGTGGGCTATGCTGTGCCCTGCTGTCGCAACGCCATCAATGAGTGTGACCCCTGTATCATCCATCCAG GTTGCAGTATATTTGAGAACTGTAAGCGCTGCAACAATGGGACATGGGGCCCCAGGGATGACTTCTTCATTAGTGGCAAATACTGCGCTGAGTGTCGGCCTGGCTGGTCTGGTGGAGATTGCATGA AGTGTGGGGGAGTGATCCATAAACGACAGGGTCACTTGGTGCTGGAAAGTTACCCCAACAATGCTCGGTGTGAGTGGACCATACAGGTTGACCATCCCTTTACCATAGAACTCAG GTTTATGATGCTGAGTCTGGAGTTTCACCATTCTTGTCGTTATGACTACGTGGAGGTCCGAGATGGTGACAGCATCAACTCACGTGTTATCGGTCGGTTTTGTGGGAACAACAGACCTGCCCCAGTTCAGAGCTCTGGCAACAGTTTGCACATACTCTTTGTGTCTGATGGTTACAAGAATTTTGATGGATTCTTTGCCACTTTTCAGGAGAGCTCAG CTTGCAGCTCCTCTCCTTGCCTGCATGATGGGACTTGTATCCTGGACAGTTCTTACACTTACCACTGTGCCTGTCTGGCTGGCTACACAGGCAAGAAGTGTGAAAATG TGGTGGGGTGCCGCAGGCCTCCAGTTCCCACCCATGGATCCACAGAGGGTCTGTTTCACCACTCAGGGGCACGCATCACTTTCCGTTGTGACCCTGGGTTTGAGATACAGGGGTTTCGTACTGCCATCTGCCTGAGTGATGGCACCTGGAGTGCACCTGCCCCAGAGTGTG TGCCAGTGGAGAAAGTCTGTGCTCTACCACCCAAGCCAACACATGGGGACCACTTCTTGATTTATGGACCCAATGATGTCCTGATTGCGCTACAGTACCTGTGCCACCAGCCCTATGAACTCAGTGGGACCTCCCAGAGAACCTGCCTCCCTAACAACACCTGGAGTGGGATTCCTCCCGTTTGCACCAAAG TGAATAACACTCTCACTGAAGCAGAAAAGGACATGGATAAggcaaaagagacagaaaagggcAAAGAAACAGACATATACAGCGATAAAGATATAAACAAAACTGAGGAGAGGGATCAAGAGAAGACaactggagaaaaagaaagcattgAAGGGAAAGATATAAACACTGGGCACGAGAATACAACAGCAGTCAACAAAGAAGATAAATATACTGGGACCATTTCGAAGAAACCTGTGGCTGAGAATAGGACTGAGGGGGAGCTAGAGGAGAGACGTACTGGGTCAGAGAAACCCACTGGAGGCGTAAAAGATAAAGTGGATAAAGAACAAGATAACAGCCTGAACACAGTTGAAAAGAAAGAACCAGAGGTAGCAAAGCCAACTGAGAAAAAAGAAGGCAGCCCAGACATAAACCAGGGCACAACAAAGACAGATATCACAGAAATAGTTGTGATAAAAGAGAAAGGacaagaagagaaggaaagaaaagaggagcagGTGAATGGAAAAAGAGATCCGGAGAAAGTGGGCCCTAATGATACCAAGCTGAGGACGGTCATATCTGAGGGTGATAACACAGTGGAGATATTTGAACTGGAAATGACAAAGAACAACACAGTTACATATGATAcaaaggacacagagagagtaaATAATACCATAGTTTCCCCAGAGCCTGGGAGGAAAATCATTCCCACTATAGTCAACATTACACAGTACACCCTATAcagggcaggaggagaggaaattgggaaaccaaaggaaaaaccaacaattAAAGAGGATAAGACAGAGAAGGATCATgctgagaaaacaaaggaggaaCTGGAtagggagaaggaggagaaagaaaaagaagaggagaaagaagtcAACCAAAGCTTCACTG AGAAAAGCTGCCCACCTCCCCCTCATATTTACCATGGCTACCACCAGGTGGTGCCAGGGTTGGAGCCGGAAACAGTGGAGTTCTTCTGCAACCACTCGTATGCTCTCAGTGGTGATGCCCGACGTACCTGCCAACCAGATGGTACCTGGAGTGGCAAACAACCCCTCTGTGTCAGAG caTGCCGGGAGCCCAAAGTGTCAGATCTGGTTAAACAAAGAGTTCTGGCACCTCAGACACCGACCAG AAAGACACCTGTGCACAAGCTCTACTCCTCCGTGCTGGGCCGACGCCTCCAGTCCGACGGCCCCACTAAAGGCCCTCCAGTGCTTCCCCAGTTGCCCCAGGGCTTCCACCACCTTTACACACATATAGAGTATGAGTGTGCTTCTCTGTTCTACTACCACTCAGGCAGTCCTCGCCGCACTTGCTTGAAGACAGGGAAGTGGAGTGGGCGTCATGTCTCCTGTTCACCAG TGTGTGGGAAGCATCCAACCTTTGACCCAGAGAGGCCGGCAGAGGCTCACTGGCCCTGGCTGGCAGCCATCTACCGCCGCTCCACCAATGGCATAGAGACCAAGGTGACCAAGGCAGACAGCCTGGCAGGGTCCCTGAAGAGGGATGGCGGAGCAGAAACTGGCAACCACAACGAGGCTTCTGACTGGCAGCTGGTGTGCAGTGGGGCTCTGGTTAACCAAAGGAGTTTGGTGGTTGCAGCTCACTGTGTGACAGACCTGGGGAAGGTGTATCCTCTGGATGCAGCCAAGATCAAGGTGGTGGTGGGGAAGCATTATCGTGATGACCACAGGGAAAGTAAAGGTCTCCAACACCTGAGG GTTGCCTCCATTGTAATTCATCCAAACTATGACCCCAATATTCTCGACTCTGACATAGCCGTGATCAGGTTATTGGACAAAGCAAGGATTGGGGAGAAGATCCTGCCCCTCTGCTTCTCAGAAAGCCAGGGAGAAGAGTTGACCTCTGGACAAGGGCTTGTGACAGGCTGGTCTCCACTGCCCGATTCAAGTTTAGGCGCTGATGAGAAGGCGAGAGTTGGGCTTGTTCACCTTGCCGATGTAGTCCCATGCGAGCAGCAATACGCTCATAACGGCATGCCGGTCAGTGTCACAGACAATATGCTTTGTGCCAGCCAGAAGCCTGACTATGGACCCTCTAACATATGTCCGTCTGACACCGGGGGAATCCTTGTCCTCCCTACAATCTCTGACAACCAAGCCAGCAACAGCCAGAAGCCCTCTCTCAGTTTTACACAGGTGCAAGGGGGGAGCAAAGGACCGTGGAGGCTCCTGGGACTAGTGAGCTTTGGTTATGACAAAGGGGAGTGTGATCCTGACCTCTACACAGTCTACACACGTGTATCCAACTTCAAAGACTGGATAGAGAgcaatatgaaataa